CATCAGGAAGCGGTGCGGACAGCGGTATCGCGCTTTGCGGAGCTCCCGATTCTGCAACGTAGTGTGATTATCCTGAAAGATGTCCTCGATGAGCCGCTCGCCGATATCGCCTCGCTGCTCGGTCTGACCGTCGATTCCGTGAAGGCGCATCTTGCGCGGGGGCGCGCGCGTCTTCGCGAGATCAACGCAACCGCGTCGCGGCCGCCGGATGTCAGACCGCCCTCTGCAGCGGTCATGCGGTATGTCACCCTGTTCAACCAGCGGGATTGGGACGGGTTGCGCGCGATGCTGGCGGAAGATGTGAGGCTCAATCAATCAGCCCACCCCGTCCGGATCGGACGGATAGACGTTGGAATGTTCTTCAGCATCTACGGAAAAATGGACCGGATGCGGCTGGCGCCCGCCTGGTTGGAGGGCCGAGAAGTCATCGCGGTATTCGAGAACGATATGGAGACCAAGCCAAGCTACTTCATGTGGCTCGAGTGGCGAGGCGACGAAATTACGTTCATCCGCGACTACAGGTACGTCCGCTATATCATGGCGGACGCGGAGCTCACATTCTCAACCAGCGACGGAACGCCAGCGTGAGGAACGGTGCGTCCTGGCCAACGGCTGTTCGAAGACTGTATTCGCACCCAATTGCTCCGGGGTGAGCCTTCCGGCTCGCCCCGAGGCTCTCTCGACCGAGCCTGATCAGTTCCGCGCCTTGGCTAGCCGCCGTTGCCGTTCTCGCCGTTTTCCTCTTCCGGAATGTGCTCGACCGAGACCACGTGCTCATCCTCGGCGGTGTCGAACACGATCACGCCCTGGGTCGAGCGGCCGGCGACGCGGATGTCGGCCACCGGGCAGCGGATCAGCTGGCCCTTGTCGGTGACCAGCATGATCTGGTCGGCGTCCTCGACCGGGAACGACGCCACGAGGTTGCCGTTGCGGTTGTTGACGCTCATGGCGACGATGCCCTTACCGCCGCGGCCGGTGGTACGGTACTCGTAGGACGAGGTCCGCTTGCCGTAGCCGTTGACGGAGACGGTGAGCACCACCTGCTCGGCGGCCGACAGCTCGGCATAGCGCTCCTGCGACAGCTGGATCGCGTTCGTGGTCTCCTCGGCCTCGGTATCCGCCGGCTCTTCGCTTGCGGCCTCGCCGGCCACCGCACGGCGCATTTTCAGGTAAGCCGAGCGCTCGTCCGAGGTGGTCTCGACATGGCGCAGGATCGCCAGCGAGATCAGCTTGTCGGCCTCGGCCAGCGCAATGCCGCGCACGCCCATCGAGGTACGGCCGGTGAAGACGCGCACATCGGTGACCGGGAAGCGGATGCACTGCCCGCCGGCGGCGGTCAGCAGCACGTCGTCGCGCTCGGTGCAGATCTGCACGTCGACGATCGCCTCGCCCTCGCCGAGCTTCATGGCGATGATGCCGGAGCGGCGGACGTCGACGAAATCGGACAGCTTGTTGCGCCGGACGGTGCCGCTGGTGGTAGCGAACATCACGTCGAGATTGCTCCAGGAGGATTCATCCTCCGGCAGCGGCATGATCGTGGTGATGCGCTCGCCCTGCTCCAGCGGCAGGATGTTGATCAGCGCCTTGCCGCGCGCGTTTGGCGCAGCCATCGGCAACCGCCAGACCTTCTCCTTGTAGACCTGGCCGCGTGACGAGAAGAACAGCACCGGCGTGTGGGTCGAGGCCACGAACAGGCGCGAGACGAAATCCTCGTCGCGGGTCTGCATGCCGGCGCGGCCCTTGCCGCCGCGGCGCTGCGCCCGGTAGGTCGAGAGCGGCACGCGCTTGACGTAGCCGGCGTGCGACACGGTGACGACCATGTCCTCGCGCTGGATCAGGTCCTCGTCCTCGACCTCGCCTTCCTGCTCGACGATCACGGTCTTGCGCGGCGTCGCGAACTGCTGCTTCACCTCGGCGAGCTCGGTCTTGACGATGCCCTGCACGCGCGCCCGCGAGCGCAGGATGTCGAGATAGTCGGCGATCTCGGCCGCGAGCTTGTCGAGCTCTTCGGAAATCTCGTCCCGCCCCAGCGCGGTCAGGCGCTGCAGCCGGAGATCGAGGATCGCCCTGGCCTGCTCCATCGACAGCCGCAGCGTGCCGTCCTCGTTGATGCGATGCCGGGGATCGTCGATCAGCGTGATCATCGCCTCGACGTCGCGCGCCGGCCAGTCGCGCGACATCAGGGCCTCGCGCGCGGTGTTCGGATCGGGCGAGGTCCGGATCACCCGGATGATCTCATCGATGTTGGCGACCGCGATCGCAAGGCCGACCAGGATGTGCGCGCGATCGCGCGCCTTGCCGAGCAGGAACTTGGTCCGCCGCGTCACCACCTGCTCGCGGAACGCGACGAAGATGGTGAGCAGGTCCTTCAGATTCATGGTCTGCGGACGGCCGGAATCCAGCGCCAGCATGTTGGCCGGGAAGTTGGTCTGCAGCGGCGTGAACCGGTAGAGCTGGTTCAGCACCACGTCGGGCACCGCTTCGCGCTTCAGCTCGATGACGACGCGATAGCCGTCACGATCGGACTCGTCGCGCAGGTCGCCGATGCCTTCGATCTTCTTCTCTTTGACGAGATCGGCAATGCGCTCGACCATCGTCGCCTTGTTCACCTGATAGGGAATCTCGGTGATGACGATGGCTTCGCGATCCTTCCTGATCGTGTCGATCGTCACCTTGCCGCGCATCACGATCGAGCCGCGGCCGAGATGGTAGGCGCTGCGAATGCCCTGGCGGCCCAGGATGACGCCGCCGGTCGGGAAGTCAGGTCCGGGAATGATGTCGATCAGCTCGTCGATCGTGAGCGCCGGATTGTCGATCAGCGCCACGCAGGCGTCGACCACCTCGCCGAGATTGTGCGGCGGGATGTTGGTCGCCATGCCGACGGCGATACCGCCGGCGCCGTTGACCAAGAGGTTCGGGAACCGGGCCGGCAGAACCGACGGCTCCTTCTCGGAGTTGTCGTAGTTCGGCTGGAAATCGACGGTCTCCATGTCGATGTCGGCCAGCACGGCGAGCGCCGCCTTGGTCAGCCGCGCCTCGGTGTATCGATAAGCCGCCGGCGGATCGCCGTCGACCGAACCGAAATTGCCCTGGCCATCGATCAGCGGCACGCGCAGCGAGAAATCCTGCGCCATGCGGACCATCGCGTCGTAAATCGACTGGTCGCCGTGCGGGTGATATTTACCGATCACGTCGCCGACGACGCGGGCGGATTTCACATACTTCTTGTCCGGCGTGTGTCCCTGCTCATGCATCGAATAGAGGATGCGCCGGTGCACCGGCTTGAGCCCGTCGCGCGCATCGGGCAGCGCACGCGACACGATCACGCTCATCGCGTAATCGAGGTAGGACTTCTTCATCTCGTCGAGAATGGAAACGGGACGAATATCTGAGGGCCCCGGCGGCTCGCCGGGCTTGTGGTCGTCGTTATCGGACAAAGGGGAAATCCGGTCAGTTCTGCTGGGGAATCATATAGCCCATCGGGGGCCTGATAACCACCCTTGCGCGGCTCCGGCAAGCCGTTTTTCCCTTCGTTTTTTCATGCACTTACGGGCTTGTTGCCGGCTTCGATCGCTGCATGGCGCGGGAAGCCAATGGCGAGTGCCGAATTGCGCACGGAACGCGCGATTTCGCTTCCCTCAGTGCCCGAACACCACGGCGTGCATGATCCTCCCGGGCACGAAGGTGAACAGGCCGGCGATGACCAGCGCGCCGAAGAAGATGCCGATCATCGTGAACTTGTGGCGGCGAACGTTGTGGCTCCGCGCCGCCGTCACGCCGAGCACCAGCATGGCCAGCGAGAAGATCGACAGCAGATGGATAGGGCTCCACGGGCCCAGCAGCCGGATCTGGTGGATCCAGAACGAGCTCCCGGCGACGACCAGCATCAGGATCACCCAGATCCAGCCCAGCGTCCGGTGCGGCAGCGTGCCCTTCGGTGCGGCGAGCTGGATGGAGCCGAGCACGAAGGCGGCCATCGCGGCAAAGGCGTGGAGCGGGATCGCAGGCGCAGCGTCGAGCAATGGCGCGAGGCTCATGATGGCAGCCCTCGAGTGAAGCTCGCGGCCAGACATCACTTGCCGCAGGCCAATGTAAATATCATTTACATTTGCCTGTGTCAAAGTCCTAGGAACCCACACGGGACGCCATCAGCCGGACAAGACACTACAGACGTTTAGAGAGTTATCATCATAATTCACACGAAGATATTGCCACGACAAAACGCCACGCCGTTCCGCGAAATAATCTTCACGGAACGGCGGAGCGCTGGAACGCGCGAGCCGCGATCAGAACGGGATGTCGTCGTCCATGTCGCTGTTGCGGCTGCCGCCGCCGGCGGCGACCGCACGGCGCGGCGCCGAGCTGACCGGACCGGACGAGCCGAAATCGCTGCCGCCGTCATCGGAGAAGCTGCCGCCTCCGCCGCCCCGCCCGTCAAGCATGGTGAGGTTGGAGTTGAAGCCCTGCAGCACGACCTCGGTCGAGTACTTCTCGACGCCGCTCTGGTCGGTCCATTTGCGGGTCTGCAACTGACCCTCGATGTACACCTTGGCGCCCTTCTTCAGGTACTGCTCGGCGACCTTGCAGAGGCCTTCGTTGAAGATCACGACGCGGTGCCACTCGGTCTTTTCCTTGCGCTCGCCGGTGCCCTTGTCGCGCCAGGTTTCCGAGGTGGCGATGGAAAGATTGGCGATCGGACGGCCGTCCTGCGTCCGCCGGATTTCCGGATCCTTGCCGAGGTTTCCAACCAGGATCACCTTGTTCACGCTTCCTGCCATCGCATCATCTCCACTCAAAACCGGGCGTCCGGACATCGGCCGCCACTCTCAACCTTCGCCACTTACTTTGCAGGCGTCGTGGATGACCCTATACGCCGGAGCCGGCTCGCTGCCTTTGCCGTCGCGCGGTTTATCCACGGATATCGAGATATAGCACCGCCGCCGACAATGTTCCAGTTTTGTTCGCCACAACCAGCCGTAGAGCCCGCCGGCGCCGGTCGAGCGGCATCCGATTTCGATCCGGGGCTGCCTGCCGGTTCCACAGCACGAGAAAACCGGCGAAAAATCAATGCCTTGCAACGGCCACACTTCTTCCGCGAGTGTGGCTTTTGGGAGACGGCGCTTCCGGTTGAATCAGCGTATAGCTAGCACCCATCAGACGGGCGCTCGCGTCTGAGATCGCGCTTCGGGACCCTTTGGAAGCCGATTGGGAGCTGGGAGTTTCACGATGAAGAAGTTTTTGCTCGGTACGGTTGCCCTGATTGCATTCGCTGCGCCGGCCGCGGCCGCCGATCTTGCGGCACGCCCCTACACCAAGGCGCCGCCGCCGATGATCGCCGCCGTCTATGACTGGAGCGGCTTCTACATCGGCGTCAACGGCGGCTGGGGCTCGAGCCACAATTGCTGGGACCAGGTCCCGGGCGGCATCTTCATCGGATCGGATGGTTGCCATGATGCGACCGGCGGCGTCGCCGGCGGCCAGATCGGCTATCGCTGGCAGGCGGGCGCCTGGGTGTTCGGCCTCGAAGCGCAGGGCGACTGGGCCGACCTGAAGGGCAGCAACAACAGCGCGCTGTTCCCGGGCCTGTTCACCAACCAGAGCAAGATCGACGCGTTCGGCCTGTTCACTGGCCAGATCGGCTACGCCGTCAACAACGTGCTGCTGTACGCCAAGGGCGGTGCGGCGCTGACCGACAACCGCTTCAACACCTACTTCACGCCGACCGGCGTCCTCGCCGGCAGCGCCAGCGACACCCGCTGGGGCGGCACCATCGGTGCCGGCATCGAAGTCGGCTTCGCGCCGAACTGGACCGCCGGTGTCGAATACGACCACCTGTTCATGCAGGACAAGACCTACAACCTCACCACGCCGGCCGGCGCGCTGTTCAGCAGCATCCGCGATCGCCAGGACGTCGACCTCGTCACCGTCCGCGTGAACTACAAGTGGGGCGGCCCGGTGGTTGCGCGCTACTGATCGCGCGACTCGGATTTGACCTAAGGAAAGGCCGGCTTCGCGCCGGCCTTTTTGTGACCGGCTTGCCTGCGCAGCCGGCGCGCCGAACCATAGCCACGAATCAAGCGTGGTTCGCCGTCAACTGGTCGGCCAAGCTCGAGTACAACTACATCGATCTCGGCAAGGTCGCGCCGATCCAGTACACGCCCACACTCAACGATCGCTCGGAGTGGAAGGACACCTTCCACACCGTCAAGCTCGGCATCAACTACCACTTCAATTCGCCGGGCCCGGTCGTATCGGCGAAATACTGAGCTACCGGCGGTCGCACACGCACGTACACGACGAACACAAGAGCCGGCCGCGCGCCGGCTCTTGTGTTGCGTGCGAGCGCGCGCCACGCCTGGGCCGTTTTCCGTGCATTGTGGTTTCACGGATACACAACTTCCGAGGTTTCTATGTAGAAACACATGATCGTCACGCGACACTGCTGTGACGCTCCCTTCAACGTTTGAAGGGGACAACAAGAAAATGGGACTGGGACTTTGAAAATCAGGAATGTTTTGCTGGCCTCGGCCGGCATGTTTGCCCTCAGCGCAATTGCACCAGCAATGGCCGCCGATATGGCGGCACGCGCGCCTTACGTGAAGGCGCCGCCGCCGGCCGCGATCTACAACTGGACCGGCTTCTACATCGGCGGCTTCGGTGGCTATGCCAGCGAGGACTCCGGCAATCCGAAGATGGAAGGCGGCTTCGCCGGCGGCACCATCGGCTA
This Bradyrhizobium sp. CCBAU 53421 DNA region includes the following protein-coding sequences:
- a CDS encoding outer membrane protein, producing MPAQPARRTIATNQAWFAVNWSAKLEYNYIDLGKVAPIQYTPTLNDRSEWKDTFHTVKLGINYHFNSPGPVVSAKY
- a CDS encoding single-stranded DNA-binding protein gives rise to the protein MAGSVNKVILVGNLGKDPEIRRTQDGRPIANLSIATSETWRDKGTGERKEKTEWHRVVIFNEGLCKVAEQYLKKGAKVYIEGQLQTRKWTDQSGVEKYSTEVVLQGFNSNLTMLDGRGGGGGSFSDDGGSDFGSSGPVSSAPRRAVAAGGGSRNSDMDDDIPF
- a CDS encoding outer membrane protein, with translation MKKFLLGTVALIAFAAPAAAADLAARPYTKAPPPMIAAVYDWSGFYIGVNGGWGSSHNCWDQVPGGIFIGSDGCHDATGGVAGGQIGYRWQAGAWVFGLEAQGDWADLKGSNNSALFPGLFTNQSKIDAFGLFTGQIGYAVNNVLLYAKGGAALTDNRFNTYFTPTGVLAGSASDTRWGGTIGAGIEVGFAPNWTAGVEYDHLFMQDKTYNLTTPAGALFSSIRDRQDVDLVTVRVNYKWGGPVVARY
- a CDS encoding DUF2306 domain-containing protein, translated to MSLAPLLDAAPAIPLHAFAAMAAFVLGSIQLAAPKGTLPHRTLGWIWVILMLVVAGSSFWIHQIRLLGPWSPIHLLSIFSLAMLVLGVTAARSHNVRRHKFTMIGIFFGALVIAGLFTFVPGRIMHAVVFGH
- a CDS encoding sigma-70 family RNA polymerase sigma factor, which encodes MTSGEEDLSSANRWAALLALAEELRPELHRYCSRLVGSVIEGEDVVQDTFAKAFVAMEEMVELPQLRAWLFRIAHNRALDVLRSKAIRAAEPIEAAYDVVDGASPDPVEQLMHQEAVRTAVSRFAELPILQRSVIILKDVLDEPLADIASLLGLTVDSVKAHLARGRARLREINATASRPPDVRPPSAAVMRYVTLFNQRDWDGLRAMLAEDVRLNQSAHPVRIGRIDVGMFFSIYGKMDRMRLAPAWLEGREVIAVFENDMETKPSYFMWLEWRGDEITFIRDYRYVRYIMADAELTFSTSDGTPA
- the gyrA gene encoding DNA gyrase subunit A, which encodes MSDNDDHKPGEPPGPSDIRPVSILDEMKKSYLDYAMSVIVSRALPDARDGLKPVHRRILYSMHEQGHTPDKKYVKSARVVGDVIGKYHPHGDQSIYDAMVRMAQDFSLRVPLIDGQGNFGSVDGDPPAAYRYTEARLTKAALAVLADIDMETVDFQPNYDNSEKEPSVLPARFPNLLVNGAGGIAVGMATNIPPHNLGEVVDACVALIDNPALTIDELIDIIPGPDFPTGGVILGRQGIRSAYHLGRGSIVMRGKVTIDTIRKDREAIVITEIPYQVNKATMVERIADLVKEKKIEGIGDLRDESDRDGYRVVIELKREAVPDVVLNQLYRFTPLQTNFPANMLALDSGRPQTMNLKDLLTIFVAFREQVVTRRTKFLLGKARDRAHILVGLAIAVANIDEIIRVIRTSPDPNTAREALMSRDWPARDVEAMITLIDDPRHRINEDGTLRLSMEQARAILDLRLQRLTALGRDEISEELDKLAAEIADYLDILRSRARVQGIVKTELAEVKQQFATPRKTVIVEQEGEVEDEDLIQREDMVVTVSHAGYVKRVPLSTYRAQRRGGKGRAGMQTRDEDFVSRLFVASTHTPVLFFSSRGQVYKEKVWRLPMAAPNARGKALINILPLEQGERITTIMPLPEDESSWSNLDVMFATTSGTVRRNKLSDFVDVRRSGIIAMKLGEGEAIVDVQICTERDDVLLTAAGGQCIRFPVTDVRVFTGRTSMGVRGIALAEADKLISLAILRHVETTSDERSAYLKMRRAVAGEAASEEPADTEAEETTNAIQLSQERYAELSAAEQVVLTVSVNGYGKRTSSYEYRTTGRGGKGIVAMSVNNRNGNLVASFPVEDADQIMLVTDKGQLIRCPVADIRVAGRSTQGVIVFDTAEDEHVVSVEHIPEEENGENGNGG